DNA sequence from the bacterium genome:
AGGAAAAGAACGAACTCCCTCCCGCTGATAAGCCTGAGAACCTTGATTTTGAGCAAAAGGAGGCGAAATAAATGGAGTTCGGCAGAATAGGACTTCCTGAACTACTTTTAATATTCCTTCTCATAATTCTCCTCTTCGGGGCGAAGCGCCTTCCAGAGTTGGGCAAGGCGATAGGGCAGGGGTTGAGGGAATTCAAGAAAGCTATCTCCAGCGCCGGAGAAGAGGAGGAGAAGGAAGAGGAAAAGGAAGAAAAGAAAGAAGAGAATTGAGTTAGCGGGTTTAGTCGCGAAATTAATGTAGCCACATAGGAACTGCTCCCGATTGCCCAAAACTCGTTGAGAACTTTTAAGAATTTTCCAATGAGTTTCGTTTATACATCAAAACAAGTTAGTGATTTAAAACTCAGCGGAAAGAGTGTATTATCAACTCTATTCCCTTCCTAATCAGCATTATCGCGATACTAGCGAGCAGAAGGCTTGCTACTTTTGATATCCCCTTCATCAATCCTTCCCCCAAGAACTCTTTAATCCAATCGCCCCAAAGAAGTATAAGGGCGCTGATTAAACAGACAACCGCCAAGGCGCTCAGGGTTATAACATATCCATAAAGGCTGCTGAGCATCATAGTGGTTGTAAGGACAGCGGGACCGGCGAGGAGGGGAGTGCCCAGGGGAACGATGGAGAAATTCTGACTTTTCATCTCTTGCGTTTGCAGAGTTTCGGTGAATGTGAGGATGGAAATCAAGAGGAGGAAAATCCCTCCCGCTATCATGAAATCCCCAAGATTCAAGCCGAGAATCTCAAAGAAAAGCTGTCCAAGAAAGGCGAAAAGAGCGCTTATGAGAAAAGCCGTCAATATGCCCTCCCATACCACCTTCCTTCTCTCTTCTTGCTTCAAACCAACAGTCAGGGCGAGGTAGAAGGGCAATAATCCAATTGCGTCCATCGCAATAAATAGAGCAAATAAGGCCTTCCAAAAATCCCACATACCAAAAATAATTTTAACTGCTCATTTAACCACAATCACATCTTTTAGCCTTTCCTTTGGCTCGACTTTGAGTTCTATCAGCTTTCCTCCCACGAACTTCCCTTCCACCGTTGTCCTATAGGGGGCGTGGAGCTTGAAATGAACATCCCATTCCTTCGGCCAAGCGGGAAAGAGGAAAATCTTTCTTCCCTCTGTCTGCATAAGCATCGCTTGAAGAGCCCTCATCAAGACACCTCCATGGTCTTGGTCGGGCGTCCAGTCGTAATTAGGTCCCCAAAAGGCGGGAAATCTGCATTGGGGATTCTTTGACCTCGCTCTTCCCACAATATATTCCTTAGCTTCCTCTGTCAAACCAAGATAAGCCATAAAGATATCATCCTGCCGCCAGCCGAAATTTCCCCTGTCAAGCCGATGGTTAAGCGCCTGAATGCCAAGCTCTCTGTTCTCCTTCTCAAATGAAACCAGCCGGAAGGGGAAAACAGCGTAAAGCTCGGGATTCTCAACATTCATCTTCACATCATATCTCTCAGCTGGAGCGAGCATCTTTATCCCATCAACCTCTCTAATGGGTAGGGGAGGAATCTTCTTTTGAAATTCCCTGAAGAAATTGAGCTTATCGGGAGGGAGTGCCCCTTCGGGTAGCGAGAGAATGCGGGCTGTTACAGCCTGAAGACCGGCGATTTCCGGCATCGGATTCCTGCATTCCCACCAAGTCTCAAGCGCCTGGGATGGCTCCATAACAAGCTTGCCATCGGGACCTGTCTTGTAGAAATTGTTGAAGAACATCAATATCTCGTATGCGATGGGTATGACCTTCTCCTTGAGGAATTTCTCGTCTTCCGTGTATTTGTAATAATCAAGCATCATATTGACTAACTCAAGCCCTCCCACCCATTCGTATTTATGCCAGCGGGAGCTTTGGAGCTTGTCCTCCCTCTCAGCAGCCGGTTTCTCCCAGCCATAGGTATCCATGAAGACAGCGCCCCAGGGGTAGATGCACTCGGGATAGTAGGCGCCCTCAAAGCCGAAATATCGCCTAGTGCGGTACTTACAGACCTCAAAGACCTCACCAGCATACATATTGAATAAACCCATCATTATATCAAAATCCCCGCTTGCGCAGTTGCTTATGTAGGGCAGGCGAGTATTTTGCCACCAATAACCTGGACCCCATCTTCTATAATCCGCATCCCCAAAGCAACCCGGCCAGGGCATGACGAAAAGGGAGCCATTAAATTTGATTGGATAGGCTCCCCTTCCAGCGCAGGCAGTTATGAAGCGTTGAAGAGTATACCCCAGAGCCACATCGAACCCGGGGGAATTCCTATCCCCGGAAATCAATTGACCATCAAGATAAACCTGCAGTTTATCAGGCGCTATGACGACAGCGACATGATGCCACTTTCCCGGCTGGAGGACATTCTCCGCGGAAACGGTTCTCCCTCCAACGATTAACCGAAGGCTTTTTCCAGGCCAAGTATCAAAGAGGAAACCGTCAGATTGACCTGGAGTGATTTTATCAATAATCCTTCCTCCCTTATCGTTCTCGTCAATTTTTATAAACGCTTCCCAGGTGTGGGCGCCCAATTCATCTATGTTTACATCCAAAACATCGCCAGGTGAAGGTTTAAAGTAGCTGGCAATGACATTTTCTCCTTTTAGCTTCTGTTCCTTGTTTTTAGAGAGGGCAAGGATTTCCTTTTCGGACAGGGCGCCTCGCAAGAGGGATAGGCGAGCTATTTCACCGGAAAATCTGCTTCCTCCTTCTTGGTCTATCCCAACCTTTAATTGATGGGAGTTTTGGGGGATGACTTTCCCTTCCCTTGAAACCTCCCTATCGGAGATGAAAATCCAGCTTCTATTCCAAAAAGCCTCCCACCAAGCGATATGCTTCTTCCTCCTGCTCTCAAAATCAACGGATTCTATCTTTTTGGATAGGGCTTTTATATCCTTCAACCATTTTTCGGGGTTGGAGGGCTGTTCGCTCAAGACATAAACGCTTATGAGGTGATGGGTTTTCTTCTCGCTCCTCAATTTCGTATCGCTAATTCTCTTCCCTTCACTAACTTTTATGAACGCGCCGAATACACGATTTATTAATGGGTCGTGCCAGGGGGCGTCAAGGAGGTCTTGGAAGCGCATCGTGAGCTCGGGTCCATGGGATTCCCTGTTAAAGTGATACCAACCGATGCCTTCCTTTTCGTCTTTGATTATCTCATCTGGTTTGATGATGACTTCTGGTGGATTGGGGCAGGCGTTGTATATATCGCTTACCTCAAAGGAGGGTAGGGGAGTGGGTTCGGTTCTCCAGAGTTCAAAAGAGACATCTGCGGTTGTGGGCTGTTTGCTATCAATTGTTACATTGATGACGGGATTATTCGCATCCACCCATATATGGATTTCAATGGGATTTTGGGAATTCGGGGGAGTGGCTTGGATGAGGATTTCCCCATTGCGAAGGACGAGTTCTTGGCGAAACTTACCACCCTTGCGGAAGGGATTGGGGGTGAGGGAGATTCTCACCTTGCCGACTTTTAGAAGGCGATTGTATTCGTCCCAGGAATCTGATTTTCCAATATAGAAGAAGAGGTCGCTGTCCTCTTGAGCCCAGAGGTTTAAAGTTATTTCGCCGTTGCCGAGAGGCATGGAGCCGAGCGCGTCTCTGGAGGGTGAATCCCAAACGACATTGTAATCATCCAATTTAGGAAGAGCGTGCGCGA
Encoded proteins:
- a CDS encoding twin-arginine translocase TatA/TatE family subunit gives rise to the protein MEFGRIGLPELLLIFLLIILLFGAKRLPELGKAIGQGLREFKKAISSAGEEEEKEEEKEEKKEEN
- a CDS encoding MarC family protein, which codes for MWDFWKALFALFIAMDAIGLLPFYLALTVGLKQEERRKVVWEGILTAFLISALFAFLGQLFFEILGLNLGDFMIAGGIFLLLISILTFTETLQTQEMKSQNFSIVPLGTPLLAGPAVLTTTMMLSSLYGYVITLSALAVVCLISALILLWGDWIKEFLGEGLMKGISKVASLLLASIAIMLIRKGIELIIHSFR
- a CDS encoding LamG domain-containing protein, with amino-acid sequence MNVHLSILLICLVSLIAHALPKLDDYNVVWDSPSRDALGSMPLGNGEITLNLWAQEDSDLFFYIGKSDSWDEYNRLLKVGKVRISLTPNPFRKGGKFRQELVLRNGEILIQATPPNSQNPIEIHIWVDANNPVINVTIDSKQPTTADVSFELWRTEPTPLPSFEVSDIYNACPNPPEVIIKPDEIIKDEKEGIGWYHFNRESHGPELTMRFQDLLDAPWHDPLINRVFGAFIKVSEGKRISDTKLRSEKKTHHLISVYVLSEQPSNPEKWLKDIKALSKKIESVDFESRRKKHIAWWEAFWNRSWIFISDREVSREGKVIPQNSHQLKVGIDQEGGSRFSGEIARLSLLRGALSEKEILALSKNKEQKLKGENVIASYFKPSPGDVLDVNIDELGAHTWEAFIKIDENDKGGRIIDKITPGQSDGFLFDTWPGKSLRLIVGGRTVSAENVLQPGKWHHVAVVIAPDKLQVYLDGQLISGDRNSPGFDVALGYTLQRFITACAGRGAYPIKFNGSLFVMPWPGCFGDADYRRWGPGYWWQNTRLPYISNCASGDFDIMMGLFNMYAGEVFEVCKYRTRRYFGFEGAYYPECIYPWGAVFMDTYGWEKPAAEREDKLQSSRWHKYEWVGGLELVNMMLDYYKYTEDEKFLKEKVIPIAYEILMFFNNFYKTGPDGKLVMEPSQALETWWECRNPMPEIAGLQAVTARILSLPEGALPPDKLNFFREFQKKIPPLPIREVDGIKMLAPAERYDVKMNVENPELYAVFPFRLVSFEKENRELGIQALNHRLDRGNFGWRQDDIFMAYLGLTEEAKEYIVGRARSKNPQCRFPAFWGPNYDWTPDQDHGGVLMRALQAMLMQTEGRKIFLFPAWPKEWDVHFKLHAPYRTTVEGKFVGGKLIELKVEPKERLKDVIVVK